From the Colias croceus chromosome 20, ilColCroc2.1 genome, the window ATTGAATACATAAAGAACAATTCTTAAGAATTATTTTCCAATCATATTCTACTTACATTGACTTTTAACAACCAATTCAATACACACGCTCTAGTAGCATTTGGTGTCGTTAAGTGATTAGGCCACTTCTTTTCTTTAGTAATCAGATAAGTAAATATCTCACTCTCATCTTCTCGTTGTAAAGAATCTCTGTATGTGCCTGCTGCTGaaaatcaatattacataaacataaaaaataaaataaatatcacagATACCATAAGTAAAATCATTGATGAGAGATGTGGCATATACATTTATGTACGTAATAAGAGTAGTAATGGTGGATTTATTCAATCCGATTTCAAAATGCTAACTCgattaaatctataaaaaaaaaataaagttaggTCTGTTACACCAATTATAGCTCCACAACGAatgaacaatttttattatatctagttGGTTTGATTTGATTCCACTCAGATTAAAGTAATcacgtttaaaaattaactcCTAAAAAAGTCTATCCTGGTGGAGCTGAGGCgagcagctagtttattataattttttgtattacttACAAATATCAGAAGATTTCAAAAACTCGGATGAACACTCATTGAACTTTAAttgtcttttatatttttcatcatcCTCTCCTCTAGATTTCTTTGCGGAACTCTGTTGACCTAGTAATTCTCTGCTGTGGGGTCGTTTTAGACTTTTCTTAATGTTTTTTGTCTGACTAGATCCAAAAAGGCCGGATGTAGGCGTACCtgtcttttttaaattttttatacctaaacaatttctgaagtcgtttttactaaaataattaatgttttcgCTGCTACTTGCTATCTCCTcgacatcatcatcatcgcttatataaataacactATTGTTTCCGTCatctttaaaaactttataacCCCAATCTAAATTTTCTCTCTTAGTGCGAACTGTGACGTGTCTTGGAATGGGTGTTAAACTTCTTGATTTTctcaatttatatttcttttgcaCTGGTTTCTTAACATCTCTCTTGATATCTTGGTTTGGTACATTTGATGCCTGGGCTTGCAGAGTTTTTAATGGACGCCTTTCATTTTccgaattttgtttttttagtatCTTCTTAGAATTTCCCGGCAATGGATGAATAGGTAATGGGATTTTCGATTTAAGAATGaagcttttattattttctttgttaaaTGCCATTATAATcactaaattacttattactttaataaaataaaacaaccgactCCGCCCAGCGCAGCCGTTACATTGTTTAAAGTAACGTTATGTcttatttctattaaatttatttcaatctaCCCTCACTGTCTATCGGTCGGGAtgaagttattataatattaggtatccGTATAAGTAAAGATTTCTATAAGctcgaaatttaaaaaaatagtcaaAGGCTCTTTAGGTTCATTTACAATAAGGAATCATATTGGATCATCAATCATGATATCGGATAATGAACATACTGATATTTACATACACACGgatattttcttaaatctgtgttattatgtatttcagtAATAAAAAGAAGTTGGGTTATTTAAATGGTTCTACTACTCAAGAACGACATAACAGATTTGTTTTTGCTTTgttgtattgtaaaaaaatgaatttaaataacttcCTGCGTAGAACAGATGTGAGTGGGTACTATAGGTACGTTATATGCAAATGGAATATAGAAGGGTATttacagtaaaataaaacagtaataagaaaataaataataatttaatcttaAACATATCACAATATCTTCTAACAATAATTTACCTTACTAACTAAGCTGTGTACTTTTTTCAATATCAAATGCTTCTGGTTATACAACACAATCTCAACCTCAGCAAATCCTAAAgtcatgtttaaaaataacattcggCTTATGAACTATTATTCGTACACTTAAGTACATCTGACTATAAACCTAACTAATCTATGAACGCATATGCATTTACGATAAACAATTAGTTTGATTAACAAACAACAAGACTTGATGACTACGTAGCTTTAACTTATAAGctactacataatatgaaattatgtaGTAGCTTATAAGTTAAGCTAATCCAAGGCTTTTCTCTTCACTAGAAACTGAACGAGGATCAGCGATTTTTCCAGTTATCAATATAAGATTGTCCAAAGTGTCAATGACGTAAAAAATGAATGGATGCTCCACGGCGAAGAGACGAGGTGCTTTCTCTTCAAACAGTGGAAGGTTCTTCAGTGATTCCAATGTGTTGCTTGCTGTAATATAAGTTTAAAAGTTGTTTAAGTCTTAATTAGAACATTTTTACATAGCACTGAGttgtaataaacaataaaaacaaaagaaaagtAATTGACAGACTCGTAAAAGTTTGAGTTGCATTGGTaacgtttaaattaataactcagcccccggaatcacagatacaatagaaaatctattgtgtcgtggaccgatcgggccgctcggggcttaCGAATTAAGGTTTTAATAGATTCAAGCATTGAAGCATTCAGCATCTTttctgaaattattttatgttaaaaagaTGCTCCACAGACCACAGTGCATGCATGCAGTtgagttaataaatatgtcaGATAATTCAagagtttttaataaaaaagaatagcGTATAAATATACTTTGGATCATAAATAACCTTAGTTTAGTATATCTCAAAGATAAATATGTATTGCTAAACGCAAAACAATTATTGGACAGTAATTAAGTGTTGACAATTACAAATTAGAATGATtaacataatactataatatatcgtaaacatgtttataatatgttaatccCTTTAATTGCGTGattattaatcttaattaattgtatttgttAATATAAGAACAACACTAACATCCGTAAGGTTAAATTGATAATAAGTGCAATGCATTAACTGATCAGtccaaaaatatatgaacgcAAATATAAGGGGATTATtatactaaatttattttaaaacatttatttaaatataattaaaagatacaaaaTGTAAGTTTTCCTATCACAGAAGGAATGGGGAAATCTccgtttttttaaataaaggtgCTCATATGTCAAAAATTACAAGAACTACAACccttttattactttaatctattaaagtattataatattatctttgcTTTAATAATGCCTTACCGCTAAATAATGATGCCGAAGGTGCATTATCAACTCTGACAACAACGTTCTGCACGAGATCCCGAACGAAAATTCCATGATCAGACATTCCTGTTAATTCTGCTTCACGTCCGAAAATGCGGCTTACACcaatctaaaattataaattgaaggATTACTACAAATTTCATAGCTCTCATACAAAGTTACATGATgttttaattagtatttatttcttaacgGGTCGTCTCACCTTGCTGATAAAGTTACTGTTAGCCAGTTTTACAGTTTACTCACTTATATTATCAcacattatttcaaattatcttttgtgatattttaacTGACAAATAAGCTAGGTACATAGAAATTTAGAAGTTATGACACTGGCTAAAAATAAAGTGGTCTtcaaggtaataaataataattaaatcacattattacaatacaatgaattttgatattttgtacCAACCTTAGCCAGAGAAGGGACAGATTTTGTAACGGTAGACGCGTAGAAAGACGGTAATGATACTTGTAATTCTTCTTCAATAAGACTTTCTTTGATGTCTGAAATGGTAACTGACGGCAAATCAGCGACGAGTCGTGTTAGACCATCTCGGCTTCTTGGCTTCAATATTAACAAAGCATATCTTCCAccctataatattttgtaaaatataggCTTTTATGGAGATTTAAGACGAAAAAAAGGTTATTTACATGTTACATATATACCTACAGATACAGTTGATGATTTCAGAGTGATTTAACTTGGTACTGCAATGCATTTTGACTTccctatgtattttaaaataatttacgatGTTACAATACAGTTTATGGCTTCGCTTATTCAAAACGTACTTACATCATACGGTATAAGTAATGATTCACTGTCAAGCTCTGGTAACGATCCTGTCAGGAACTTTCCACGAGTCTTCAACATGGGGATTTGTTTCTTTTCTGTTGAAGATTTGTAGAATAGACCAGGCTCGATTGTGTCGAAAGGTTTTTTCCAAGAGCCTCGGAAATACATCCCATTAAAAATAAGCATTATTGAATGGCATGCTGCAAAAAAATGGTAAGTTGTAAAACACATTACGTACCATAGTATTTCTTTTGTTATCATTCTTTGAGCATTGTACATAATCGAATAAACTGCATaactttatacataattagttATTTCCAcgtaaacttatttaaaaacctatatttaaataatatttcataaaacttaCATTCGTAATCATCTTTTCTATCCACGTTACTTACTGCGAAGCTGGAAGAAACATCCTTTTCCAAAGTAAGCTTTCGCTCTTTTCTTATATGGTTTCTAGCTTCATCTGCAACCATTGTTTCTTCTTCGCTATCAAAATTGTCAGTGGCTGGTTCTGTTTTCACCAGTTTTATCTGTTCCTTTATGTTTTTAGCAGGCttataatttacattcgtcaaattaattttatgtggttcatcatcatcattgcTTTCTTTTTGAGGTTCAGTAGctttaatatccttattattttcattttcaactTTTGTATCAGTTTTATAgatgtcatcatcatcatcatcgggAATGTAATCTGTGTGTCTTTCTACAGATTTCACATCAGTCAGATAGTATTcctctaatatttttttgtaatcatTATTGAtggaataatttttgtaaacataaaaatagttCTGGAGCTCTGGTTTGTTTTGTTCGAATTTATTAGTGTATTTTAATCTTTGCAGAATGTATCTGTAAGTTGTTCGTATTAGTTTTTGATCATTGGGTAGATGAAGCGCTGTCATTATTTGTTCTTTAGTTTCCCCGCTTGCACCTTCTGCTAATATGGCTAGAATGGCCGAATAGCCAAGTGGAGAAAATGCGACGTCATTTTCACTGTCGATGTTGTCCTAGAACGTGAAAACATTATCATTAAATTCATATCACCTTCACTATTTGGAATGGTTGTACAATTAAGTAACCGTACAAacaaatagtttaaaattataacataatagaAAAAGTTTACTTCGGTACGATAAATACTCCATACAAGTTCATAGTACCACGGTAAATAAGCTAtgctacaataaaatatgtaggaCTACATATTTTACTCAATGATAAGGTACCAACCTGCAAAAGAGCAGTCGATATCAGATTTGTAGCCTCTCCAATGAAGCTGGTTTCCTGTGGCTGGTTTGATCTGCCGCGTCGCAGCCAACGCGCTTCACTTAGCCCAATGGCTAATACAAATactggaaaaataaattaatatcgtTATCGTagttacttacttatttttgtccttatcattaaaattgatatataTGCTACatacaagttttaaaatattgtttagtgTTAgtgttattgtttgttttaatatattaaatatttaaaatataaggttGTTCTTTAAATTCATAAACATGACTTTGTAGCATACTTGTACATAATAAACCAAGcattatttcaattacatCTCCATTAACTGAACTATTACAAACTGATAACATCAATGTAACTGTGCTGTGATATCGATACAACTGGTTCTCGTGGAAGAGTATGTAGGTCGAGAATCTAGCGGTATTACTATCTAGacttgttataattaaaaccCATCGTAACCTAGAAGAATGATTGTACCATCAAGTGAggtcaatattattataattaactagccgCTCGTCCTGACTCTAGGCTCTAGCCCGGGTTTTCCcaggataaaaaaaatataaaatatagcctatgttaATCAGTAATAATGCAGCTTTCTGttggtgaaatattttttgaaatcttTTCAGTAGTTTTTTGTTCTAATATTTAGAAACAAAGGATatctaagggccgattttacaatccttgtttaaaatttatccgtctaATAGGTATAaaacgaataagttttaaccaaggattgaaaaatttgCCCTAAGTATAgctattagtatagataaggaTACAACATTCATAcaatataggtaaatataaaaatgagaaTTATATTACAAGATTATGTGTAGAATAACAGTTACGTGTTCAATATGTAATGATAGAAACAAGGTGAAcaagtgaaataaaatagCTATGGAGACTTTACGGAGAATTAAAAACCTACGTATCACTTGTGGTATAAGTCCCTTGCTTATAcacttttgtatttttaaaccaatcagaatcaataaaataaagaaaacggAGATAGAAATATGTTCAAAATCCAAATTGATCATAAAGGAATTAATTATGGACAGTTTATTAAGATTTGGATACAAGGAAATGCCATGAATACAACTATTGAGCTTTCTATTCAATTTCTCTAAAGGGAAATTTGCATTTAGTTTTCGCTGCCATTTAAATGTCGTTATTGTTGTAGAACATTGAATGACTTGTCTGAAGGTTGTATGGGACAGTAACCGTACCTACATCTCTTATAAAACTGAATAGTTCACACAGGAACCatataaacttataaagaAACAGGATGCTTTCACTGCTAAgcaattacatatttacaacGGATACTTCCTGTACTAACGAGAAGTGTGTGCTTAGCCCTAGTTTAGTATTTTTACTTCATACTAATTATTGCTAAGAGACTTCACGGCATTTTATAGTATCTACAGTTACCCCATCAACGAGTATCACCACTATGTGACCACTATATCGTAGTTGATACTATTTTATCCTGTGACAAAACATGTTACCAGCACTGTAATATCACAAAGATTGTATTCTTAAGAAATGATCTTGTTCAAAATGTACTgctaaatattaataagattTATATTCACTTTCAATGTTGATCGAATTCAAATATAAGTAAACGCAGGTATTGTTTTTGTGACCTCATCCATTATTTATACCATGAGAAAAAATTACGATGAAATCATCTCTTCACCTTATGGAGGGTTATATTTTACATCGCaacgttattaattattattagcactGTACGTTTTAAGGTTTCACGATGTTCGGTGTGAAaagagaattttttttatattaaaaagaagaGGTTATAGCCATATTAATCGAACGGTACTATAGTGGTAATGCAACGTAATGTTGATGACAATGCACCGCGCCGGCCGGCGCATACTCGCGTCTTTGAATGCATTGCATTCGAGTCACGTTGGCTTATTGTGGATACGCTCCGACAAATTACTTAGAAAGTAAGCGGATGTGTCTTATGAAATGTttacctatgtttaaaatttaagtttctcatgtaagtgacttaatgtcataatgggaataaatgtctttaaaccttaaaCCTTAAATGTTTACAATTCAGACAATGGactactaaatattatagaatgaTGGACTCACTAGGTACATATTGAGaagatatttaaatgaagATCGCTAAtggtaaattaataataatcaaaaacaaaaattttaataatgaagtCCAATGACGTCGTTCtcgtttaaaataatgattcaAGGCAATATaacgtttaaatatattatttagtgtGTTTTAAGGTatgaattcaaaattatttgaataatttagaatgaaaatataaaacaagcattcattgattttaattacggtttatattataataaaagcatAATTCTCCTTTGGCATTGTATCAAGTAAGATCAAAAAGGTCCATTCTAGTTAAGTGTTAAACGCGTAAACCACGGTACTATGCGGTGAACGCACTGCTCTGACCCTACTCTATTGTACTGCACCGAGGTACAGACAGCAAACAAATagtatttaagtatatatcttttgcttatttatttgaatgtaaGTCACTGCTTAATTCCTTAGAAATGCCAATCATTACTaactgtaaaaataaagatgtgcatattttatacgctttttttttattataaagaatattgatgggaaaacattatttcaattgaaatttacaacataaaacattgtgtattttaagtgctcaaattttgtttaaaattttgaatatgttaacaaaacgaaaatgattatttataaatctaaaattaaCTGGAATAATACCTATGTTAAAACACGTTTTACCTACAAAAaattctcaaaaaaaaaaacaatttaaaatggaCAATATTTTGCCGACAGTACACAGCGCATACCGCCTGAGAAAGTAAACTTCCAGTGCAGTCGTTCGGGCAATTATTTCTCTTGAGTACAATAATTTGTAGCTCCGTAGTCTGTGCCCAGAGCGATTATACGTATAACGTATTTAAAGCgatatataatatgaacttATAGGTAATTTTCCacatatgtattttatgtcaTTTATAGCACGTAATCTCAGATAATCAGATAAAATAACCAACCATGTGGTAATACAGAGTATAATCGGTTTATTCTCTGTGCCAGGCTTCATTCCGATactatgataatttttatgcGTGAAATTGTAACTCAATCTTCTAATAATACAGATACAATTGTATGACTGTCCTACATCGCAAGCATTGGTAATCCTTCTTAGGTATGTCTAAACAAAACCTATCAACAGCtgactatttattttaaatttatataccaATGACTAAGAAACAGTTTTATCATTTACTAACTTTTTACGTCTTATAAAACACAGAGAGCACATGTTTATGTATATCTATCATAACCCAGTACAATTAGTAATGATTACATGCATCTTGAATGATGCGGAAcgtaatcaataattaatattaaaaaacgcATGTACAAAATGCTAAAAACATACTACTTCACGCACTGTTCAGTTAACATTTCCTAATCTTTTTGTTTCCCTTTCTTTAGGAAGTGTGTCGTCTTTACTTGATTTGCATAATATAACGGTTACAATAGGCAAGTGTGAACAGAACTATTGTTTGGGACGATTATATTTGTCACACTTAGCTATGAATGAACATGCAATGCTCACTCGAACATACGGTACTCATTTTCTTTACTAGTAAACTATAAAGAAGATgttttttgatttaatttctttaaaaacgttATAACACTACAGTCGCTATGGTCTTATACAATAAGTGGCACGTATTTTCCtctaaaaacaaataaacatttaaataatacagtGCTTAGCAAACCCTGTGTGTAGCAATTACTTGATTGAGAGACAGtgattaacataataaacttacctatgtaatttGAACAAACAGGTAaagtttgttattaattttttaccctaagtattaaaaatagtattgtttcaaaaacaaattttatcttaattttttaaaacatcctcatttaggaaataatatttaagtaaacacagacataatttttttgcaattaaTATTGATGGTATACGTGAAATAACTCTATAAAATAGTACGTAG encodes:
- the LOC123700793 gene encoding uncharacterized protein LOC123700793 isoform X2 gives rise to the protein MAFNKENNKSFILKSKIPLPIHPLPGNSKKILKKQNSENERRPLKTLQAQASNVPNQDIKRDVKKPVQKKYKLRKSRSLTPIPRHVTVRTKRENLDWGYKVFKDDGNNSVIYISDDDDVEEIASSSENINYFSKNDFRNCLGIKNLKKTGTPTSGLFGSSQTKNIKKSLKRPHSRELLGQQSSAKKSRGEDDEKYKRQLKFNECSSEFLKSSDISGTYRDSLQREDESEIFTYLITKEKKWPNHLTTPNATRACVLNWLLKVNGAGGNPATIQTATWYLDSVLAVGPVPIENLQLFATACFWIAQKIHGPVTTAHKLVKCSNHAFTTKYLLRAEALILINLKMPPQPVLPQEFVTYLSLWCSGNDPDIELAATFICMCGMILDMGLLDEYPSVIGAAAVRNAVILLRKQDLLDKLETCPVFEEIEKKSNLYNVCAIQRKAVLLLASPLFEYKAPLELYNTSSQNIPLKILSEAKYLSMVDRRTKIDFIPKSKNMFEL
- the LOC123700789 gene encoding antichymotrypsin-2; translated protein: MKIFLLVFVLAIGLSEARWLRRGRSNQPQETSFIGEATNLISTALLQDNIDSENDVAFSPLGYSAILAILAEGASGETKEQIMTALHLPNDQKLIRTTYRYILQRLKYTNKFEQNKPELQNYFYVYKNYSINNDYKKILEEYYLTDVKSVERHTDYIPDDDDDDIYKTDTKVENENNKDIKATEPQKESNDDDEPHKINLTNVNYKPAKNIKEQIKLVKTEPATDNFDSEEETMVADEARNHIRKERKLTLEKDVSSSFAVSNVDRKDDYESCHSIMLIFNGMYFRGSWKKPFDTIEPGLFYKSSTEKKQIPMLKTRGKFLTGSLPELDSESLLIPYDGGRYALLILKPRSRDGLTRLVADLPSVTISDIKESLIEEELQVSLPSFYASTVTKSVPSLAKIGVSRIFGREAELTGMSDHGIFVRDLVQNVVVRVDNAPSASLFSASNTLESLKNLPLFEEKAPRLFAVEHPFIFYVIDTLDNLILITGKIADPRSVSSEEKSLGLA
- the LOC123700793 gene encoding uncharacterized protein LOC123700793 isoform X1; the protein is MAFNKENNKSFILKSKIPLPIHPLPGNSKKILKKQNSENERRPLKTLQAQASNVPNQDIKRDVKKPVQKKYKLRKSRSLTPIPRHVTVRTKRENLDWGYKVFKDDGNNSVIYISDDDDVEEIASSSENINYFSKNDFRNCLGIKNLKKTGTPTSGLFGSSQTKNIKKSLKRPHSRELLGQQSSAKKSRGEDDEKYKRQLKFNECSSEFLKSSDISAGTYRDSLQREDESEIFTYLITKEKKWPNHLTTPNATRACVLNWLLKVNGAGGNPATIQTATWYLDSVLAVGPVPIENLQLFATACFWIAQKIHGPVTTAHKLVKCSNHAFTTKYLLRAEALILINLKMPPQPVLPQEFVTYLSLWCSGNDPDIELAATFICMCGMILDMGLLDEYPSVIGAAAVRNAVILLRKQDLLDKLETCPVFEEIEKKSNLYNVCAIQRKAVLLLASPLFEYKAPLELYNTSSQNIPLKILSEAKYLSMVDRRTKIDFIPKSKNMFEL